The following nucleotide sequence is from Flavobacterium sp. N1736.
AAGTGCCCGAAGTGTTTTGAATAAAATTATACAATAAATTTCTCGCTGCAAGATCTAAATGATTACTGGGTTCATCGAGCAAAATAAGTTCAGGCTGATGAATAGAAATTCCCGCAAGGAAAATCTTTGTTTTTTGCCCGCCGCTTAACGTTTCCAGTTTTTGAGATAAATCTAAATCCTGCAATTGCCAATATTGTAAAGCTTCATTACAGCGATCCTCAATAGTCCAGTCGTCGTTCAGGATTTCCAGATTTTTTTCGGTAACATCACCGTCAAGAATTTCTTTAAGCGCGTTGAATTTATCATCAATTTGCAAAGCTTCGGCAATAGTCAAATGATTAAATTGCCCAAAAATCTGAGGCACATAATATGGTTTTGCATCTGCTTTAAGCAAACCTTGAGAAGGTTGTAATTTGCCCGAAATAATTTTTAATAAAGTTGATTTTCCAACGCCGTTGTTACCAATCAAAGCGATTTTTTCCTGTTTATTGGCAGTAAAAGTAATTTTGTCGAACAGCAAATCTCTATTCGTATGTAAATATGAAATGTTTTGTAAAATAAGCATAATTTCTTTCTTTAGGGAATAAACAAATAAGCAAACCGTTAGCAGATTGCTTTTATAATTGTCTGAAAGAAATTTTATTTCACATAGAATTAAGTAGTTGATTTATGATTGCAAAGATATATAAAATATTTTTTATACTATTTTGAGTTTGCTTATTCTTTATTTTCTTTTGGATACAAAGCTCTAAAAGCATTAGAAACAGCCTGATGTAATATCGTTCCATGATTTTCCAGAGGCAGATATTCAAAATGCACATTTATATTTTTATTTTCAACAGATTTGATTTTTTCCGCTAACAAATTCGCATCAACTTCCATAACTCGGGGTATTTCAGTTGGTGTAATTCCTTCTTTGCCAACTGCAATATAAATATCGATGGGCTGCTTGAAAAGAGTAAGCAAGGGCAATTGATCTTCATTAAGTAAACAACCATTATCCCACCACAAACTTGGGCTTATGATGATATATTTATTAAAAAGCGAAGGTTTTGTAAATAAGATTTCAGTTTCTAATAATCCGCCTAATGATTGTCCAATTATGGTTTTTGAATTATTGGTCTTGTATTTTTTTTCGATAATAGGCTGTAATTCCTTTTCAATAAAAGAAATAAATTTAGCAGAATGACCAGATGTAGGATAGGCTTTTTTATCTTTTAAAATAGTAGTTGGAAAAGTAAAATCCCTTCTTCGATCAACAGTTGCAATACCTACCACAATTGATTTTGGAACATGATTAACCCATTCAAAACTGTTAAATTGTACCAGACCGGCGATATGAATAAAGTCTTCATCTGCCGAACCATCCAATAAATAAATTACGGGATATCTTGTAGCTTCTGCAGGATTATAACCTTCAGGAAAATAAATGTTTATAATTCTTTTTTCGCCTAATTCTTTAGAATCAATTTCCTCAATTACCCCTAAAACAAAAGGTTTAGTCGTAACTGTTGATTTGCTTGTTTGCCCAAAAATCGCTGGTGAGATAATAAAAAAAAGAAGAATTAGGATTTTATTCATGTTGTTTTTATTTGAATAGATATTGAAATTTCGAAATTTCATTTAGGATTAAACAGGAGTAAAAAAGGACAATAAATAAATTTAATTACTTTATAATATTCCACAAACTCATTTTTCGTCTCGTTACAAAACCCAGTTTTTCATACAGTTTTATAGCGCCAATATTAGTTTCGACAACATGCAAAAACGGAATTTTTCCCTGATCAAAAATGGCGTTTACAACATGTGCAATCAATTGTTTGGCATACCCTTTTCCGGTATGATCAGGATGTGTAATGATTGCGCTAACTTCTGTAAAATCATTCATTTTCATGCGTTCTCCCGTAATAGCAACTAATTGATTATCCTTAAATATTCCGAAATAATCTCCAAGTAAAGGCGTTTTGTTTTTAAAATATCCGGGCTGAACCAAATTGACTAAATCACATAATATTTCATTGTGAATTTCTGTCAGTTTTACGATTTCGACGTCTATTGAAAGTTCGATTTTATCGTAAATAATCATTTGAAGACAAACTAATTCTTTCGCAATTTTTACAGCATCAGAGATTTCAGGTTTTTCACCAACAATAAAGAAATTATCGGACAAAACTGAATATTGATCTATCGCATTAGAACTATTTTCAGAATAGATAAAACCTCCAAAAGGGCAATAATCAGGATTGTAGAATTTGGTATTTCCATAATCAAGAGCAAATGCTGCATGGTTTTCTAATAAAGAATACCAAACAGGGTTATCCAGCTTATTTTCCTCTGAAGTTTTCATTATTGCTATTTTATGACTGTACTATTTTTGCCTTCAAAATTTCTTCTAAATCTTGTATACTTTTTTTACTTTCTACTTTAAAACCAAGAGAAACCATTACAATTCCAACTACGAGCATAAGAAATGGAATAAAAATAAAAAAACCAGCATCTGACTCTAAATCATTATCAAATATTATTTTATATAATGCAGCTATACAAGCAAGAGAAACACCGCCTAACCAAACTATCATAAAAGCTTGTACGAAAGCCTCCAGATTCATTCTCACGTTTATTTTACAACCATTTATATCATTTTTAATATCCCCTTTTATTATTGGTGAAAATGAATTTCGGTAACTTATAGCTCTTTGAATCTCAAATCTATTATCTCGAACTTTACCAATGTAAGGCTTAGAATAAGTGTGTCTTCTAGCTCCAAAACCAAAAGCTTTTTGGGCTTCAATTTCATTTTCAAGATGTGCTGTTAGTTCTTCCTTGGTTAATGTAGAACGATAGACTAATTTTTCAAAAGGGAGAAAATTTTTAAGCATTTGGTTTATTAATTAGTTTTGGTTTTTATCTGAATTACGGATTAATTATGCTGTTTATCCCCTAAATTTATTCCTTACGATAATATCTTTAAGCCTTGCTTTTAGATCTTCTCCTGTATCAAAAACCATTTGCTCATTGTTAGGAAACGGTACAGGACGTTTATTAAAATAGGACATATAACTATCATCGCAAGCATTTCTGTCGCCTTTGTAAGTCGAATAAATATTCTCAAAAATAAATTCGCTTGTAAGGGGGAAAGTCTGCGCTAACTGATTTGTTTTCAAATCGACAAAATCAACTTTTGCTGTTACCTGACAGGATTTAAATTGTCTGAATTCGTAAACATTTGCACGAAGCAATCTGTAATTATCCACTTTTATTTCCTTGCCTAAACTATCCCTCACGGGACGGCCTCTGCTGTCTAAAAGCGTTTTTACACCATCTTTCACCTGTCTTTCCTTGATAAATTCCTTCTCTTTAATTTGCTCAGGCGAAATATTGATCTGAACAAAATTTACAATTAAACTGTAATCGTAAGTCACGTTTTTTTGTCTCACGCTATGATAAACCGTCCATTTATCATTTAATCCGTATGTTTTAATGTCCAATAAATCCTCCTGAAGCTGTTTCGGAATCACCATATTGGTTTCGTTTTTAGCATAAATATCGACAAAATCAGTTCCTTTAAACTGCGCATCTTCCATCATTTTTTTTACATTCTTATATCCCGGATTAATACTTTCCAGATAAAATAAGTTGTCATACGCCTGTCTAAAATCCATTTTATTTTTTGATTTTAAAAGAGCCGAAGCATTGTCATATAAATATTTTGAAAGCACATTTCGGCTATTCACAATCTGATCCGAGTAATTATCAAAAGGAAAAGAAGCATTTTTTCCCAGCTTCAATAAAGGCAAGGGCAACAAAGGTCTTATTTTTTCCTGACGGTTATTCAATTGCAAATAGGTATTATAAATCCGTTCTGCATTAGCCGGATTACCTTCTTTTGTCATCATTTCAAGATCACGCAAATCCCTGTCTTTTGCCTTTGCAAATGCCTCTTCAAGCAAATACACATAATCTTGCTTTCCTTTTGAGTCTTTTTTGGTTTTTAAAGCTTCAACCGCGCGATCAATAGCGGCATCGTAATTTCCATCGCTCAACAATGATTGCGTCGTTTTTACACCACATGAAGAAAGGGCAAAAAACAAAATTGAAAAGAGTAAAATAATTTTTTTCATACTAAAAACCAATTGATTTTAAAGGTGTAAATATATTGGTTTTTAGACGAATTCAGATAATGTAATTTTTAAATTTAAGAAGCAGAAATTTTATTTCGGCCAATATAAAACATTAAATTTATGACCATCGGGATCAGAAAAACCAAAGAAATATCCTTTTTCAAAACTTTGCGGTTCAGCAAAAATTCGTCCTCCGGCATTTTTAACAGCGAGCAGCCATTGATGCACTTCATCAGTACTTTCTGCCGAAAGAGAAAATATAATTTCATTTCCTTCTTTTAAGTCGGCAACTTCATCATTAACCGCCCATTTAAAACGTTCTTTTACAAAAAAATGAATGATAAAATCATTTTCTCCAAACATAAAACTGGTAAGTTCCGTATTTGTCCCGTTTGGTTTAAAACCTAATTCGCTATAGAATTTAGTGGTTCGCTGCAGATCTTCGACGCCTAAATTGGCCCATATTTTTTTAGTTTTCATAAGATTTATTTTAAGAAGTACATAAATTTATGAAATTTTAAATTAAAACTGGAACGGAAACGCACTACTGTGTGTTTAACATTTGATATATTATTGCTGTTTTCTAATTTTTACCTGATAAATAATCTCCCAAAACAGAATAGACAAAATAGCATTTGTAAATATGGCTGTTTTAACCAAATAAGGATCATACTTTACAAATAGATGTGTGTTTGCAAGTTGCAAAGCCAAGAATAGCGCTAAAGACGCAATTAAAACAGAACAGATTATATTTAATAAAACCGTCCATTTTAATGCGAAAAAAGCATAAATAAGATTTAGAACAGCAAAACCGCAGCCTAAAGTGATGTAAGGATCTGTTTTTAATGTTTCGCCCAACAACAGTAAAGATGAAGTTGAAGAAAGATATAAAAAGAATAAAATGGAGTAAAGCAGGATTCGTATTTGTGGTTTCATTTTGTGTATTTAATTGAATTATGTCTTTTTACTTATTGCAAAATCGTATTAATTTTGGCTTCCGATTTTTCTTTGATGACGCTGTCAGGACGAAAACTCCAGATGATCAGAAATTTTCCTGTTGCAAGATATTCTTCCGGATGTTCGTCTGTTGGTTCTTTGGCTTTTCCCCACAATAATCCTTGCAGGAAACTATCGCCTTTAAATCTGTTTTCAAATTCAAAATACATGATCGAACCGCTATCTGTTTTACTTTTAAAACTCTGAATTTCTTTGCTTTTTACAACTCCAACAAAGTTGGCGTACGTGGCAATATCCGTATAAAAATTACAAGCCTGAGGAGAAACACAAATATGACCATCACTTAAAGTGTAGCTCTTAGGAATTTCTTTGCTTTTTAATTTTAAATCAGCAATCGTCTGACTGAATATAGTTGTAGTAAATAACAGGAATAATACCGACAGGGGAATCGTAATTTTCATGGTTTTTTAGTTTTTGGGTAGACAACATTTTACCAGACGAAAATACGAATTAAAATAATAATCTATGATGTTGATTTGTAATTAGTGTAGGGATTTAAAATTAGTAAACCCGACAGATTTAAAAACCTGTCGGGTTTACTATGCGTATAGTTTGTCATTTCGAGGAACGAGAAATCACACAAGAAACTCGACAAAGAGCGGACAATTTTTATAAAAGACGTTCTTTTGAGAATATTATTTCTCTTTTAGTAACTTTTCTAAATATTCATTTTTTTCTTTTTCAACCTGAACCAAACGTTCGTAAAGTTCAACAACTTTATCAAGAGGATTGAATGTACAATTATTAGCTGAACATAGATTACCAGCATTAATTACGCTATCTTTTGTATCGTAATAGGTATTGAAATAATTAAAAACAGATTCTTCCGAAAAGTTTTCAATAGCTTCTACCGTAACTCCAAGAACTTTTGCAATTTCTACAAGTTTTTTACTATCAACTTCCTGGCTTGTTTCAATGCTGGAAATAGTTTGTTGGCTTACTCCAATTGATTCCGCAAGTGCTTCTTGTTTCATACCTCGAAGCTCTCTGATTCGGCTAATATTTCTGCCAATGTGTTTAGGTTTTGTTGCTGTGCTCATACTTCAAAGATATTTAAAATTCTTTTACAAAATAGTGGTTGGTAAAAAACATGTTTTTTTGGTGAGGTACTGGTTTGTGTGTTTTTTGGTGTAGAGCAAATATATGATTTTTCTGATGAAATTATTTTGGTGTTTTAGTTTCGTAAAGTTTTGTCATTTCGACCAAAGGGAGAAATCACACAAGAAATTCCTCATGCAAAATCGCCAATCTTTGTCGAGTTACGTGTGTGATTTCTCCCTTTGGTCGAAATGACAAGATTGGGTTACAAGATCATGAGAAAAATCCGTTTTAATCCGTGTTTTCGCGAAGCGAATCCGCGTCATCCGCGTTCTATTATTGGAGATTTACTTTGTCGAGTTAAGTGTGTGATTTCACTTGCTGGCGCGAGCGTCTCGCTCGTGCCTGTGAAGTTTTTGTATTGTTGGTATCTTAAGATTGTGTTCACGAGCGGGACGCTCGCGCTAGCGGGAGATATCATTATAAAAATTACAAGCCTGCGGAGAAATACAAATATGACCGTCGCTTAAAGTATAGCTTTTAGGAATTTCTTTTGGTTTTAGTTTTAAATCAGCAATGGTCTGACTGAATATAGTTGTAGTAAATAACAGAAATAATACCGACAGGGGAATCGTAATTTCAATGGTTTTTGGTTTTGGTTTACCAAGCTAAAATAATATTTTTATTTGAGTTAATGGAAGTTTGTTTTTGGTGGAGTA
It contains:
- a CDS encoding alpha/beta hydrolase — encoded protein: MNKILILLFFIISPAIFGQTSKSTVTTKPFVLGVIEEIDSKELGEKRIINIYFPEGYNPAEATRYPVIYLLDGSADEDFIHIAGLVQFNSFEWVNHVPKSIVVGIATVDRRRDFTFPTTILKDKKAYPTSGHSAKFISFIEKELQPIIEKKYKTNNSKTIIGQSLGGLLETEILFTKPSLFNKYIIISPSLWWDNGCLLNEDQLPLLTLFKQPIDIYIAVGKEGITPTEIPRVMEVDANLLAEKIKSVENKNINVHFEYLPLENHGTILHQAVSNAFRALYPKENKE
- a CDS encoding GNAT family N-acetyltransferase, whose amino-acid sequence is MKTSEENKLDNPVWYSLLENHAAFALDYGNTKFYNPDYCPFGGFIYSENSSNAIDQYSVLSDNFFIVGEKPEISDAVKIAKELVCLQMIIYDKIELSIDVEIVKLTEIHNEILCDLVNLVQPGYFKNKTPLLGDYFGIFKDNQLVAITGERMKMNDFTEVSAIITHPDHTGKGYAKQLIAHVVNAIFDQGKIPFLHVVETNIGAIKLYEKLGFVTRRKMSLWNIIK
- a CDS encoding tetraspanin family protein; translation: MLKNFLPFEKLVYRSTLTKEELTAHLENEIEAQKAFGFGARRHTYSKPYIGKVRDNRFEIQRAISYRNSFSPIIKGDIKNDINGCKINVRMNLEAFVQAFMIVWLGGVSLACIAALYKIIFDNDLESDAGFFIFIPFLMLVVGIVMVSLGFKVESKKSIQDLEEILKAKIVQS
- a CDS encoding VOC family protein, yielding MKTKKIWANLGVEDLQRTTKFYSELGFKPNGTNTELTSFMFGENDFIIHFFVKERFKWAVNDEVADLKEGNEIIFSLSAESTDEVHQWLLAVKNAGGRIFAEPQSFEKGYFFGFSDPDGHKFNVLYWPK
- a CDS encoding helix-turn-helix domain-containing protein encodes the protein MSTATKPKHIGRNISRIRELRGMKQEALAESIGVSQQTISSIETSQEVDSKKLVEIAKVLGVTVEAIENFSEESVFNYFNTYYDTKDSVINAGNLCSANNCTFNPLDKVVELYERLVQVEKEKNEYLEKLLKEK